A single genomic interval of Coleofasciculaceae cyanobacterium harbors:
- a CDS encoding ACT domain-containing protein, producing the protein MNQSTATLLVSCPDSPGLVAKIANFIYANGGNIIHADQHTDCATSLFLIRIEWQLEGFNLPGRRSQLPLLRSPNLERQPGSYTFPTLCPKWRSKSPFWTIVLGISSNIKLENYQVLLL; encoded by the coding sequence ATGAATCAGTCTACTGCAACTTTATTAGTTTCTTGCCCCGATAGTCCTGGATTAGTTGCTAAGATAGCCAACTTTATCTATGCTAACGGCGGTAATATTATTCATGCCGATCAGCATACCGACTGCGCTACAAGTTTATTCCTGATTCGCATTGAATGGCAACTTGAAGGCTTTAACTTGCCCGGGAGGCGATCGCAACTGCCTTTGCTGCGATCGCCAAACCTGGAAAGGCAACCTGGCAGCTACACTTTTCCCACACTCTGTCCAAAATGGCGATCCAAATCGCCATTTTGGACCATTGTCTTGGGGATCTCTAGCAACATCAAGCTAGAGAATTACCAGGTACTATTGCTCTAA
- a CDS encoding formyltransferase family protein produces the protein MEAIAKQFKLDFYHLSITKEAKAEQEAKQLELFHQYEIDLLVLAKYMQILSLELFNQFPNIINIHHSFLPAFPGAKPYHRAHARGVKIIGATAHYVTQDLDEGPIIEQEMVRVNH, from the coding sequence TTGGAAGCGATCGCTAAGCAGTTTAAGCTTGATTTTTATCACTTGTCCATTACTAAAGAAGCTAAAGCAGAGCAAGAAGCAAAACAGCTAGAGCTTTTTCATCAATACGAGATAGATCTGCTGGTTTTGGCTAAATATATGCAAATTCTCAGCCTTGAGTTGTTTAACCAGTTTCCGAATATTATTAATATCCATCATTCATTTTTGCCTGCTTTCCCTGGAGCAAAACCTTATCATCGCGCACACGCTAGAGGAGTTAAAATTATTGGGGCGACGGCTCATTATGTTACTCAGGATCTAGATGAAGGTCCAATAATTGAGCAAGAAATGGTACGAGTTAATCATTAA